In the Danio rerio strain Tuebingen ecotype United States chromosome 8, GRCz12tu, whole genome shotgun sequence genome, one interval contains:
- the zgc:113363 gene encoding uncharacterized protein LOC791449, whose amino-acid sequence METEAMDVQQQDGGQDSPVHTTQPKATGKPEDTGPVLTETVHSGSNESLIDGVTTSDDALLLPDHIPTISHKIDKGNVKPCLPNGTSPVVNGCAVTCSPPASSPQVSTSRPAAQQKCNPHAKCNGHKQPPRKQMSSTSQSQKSFNGDATQIQRVAGDDCCAHCILACLFCEVLSWCSAVAQCLACGLECDALCCCGEAAGGGLACCAEDSCSALLDCGILEDCCQSSDCLEICLECCSICFPA is encoded by the exons ATGGAGACAGAAGCCATGGATGTCCAACAGCAGGACGGAGGGCAGGACAGTCCTGTTCACACAACACAACCAAAGGCCACCGGCAAACCTGAAGACACAG GTCCTGTCCTGACTGAGACTGTTCACAGCGGAAGCAACGAGTCGCTGATAGATGGTGTTACAACCAGTGATGATGCTTTACTGCTTCCTGATCATATACCTACAATTTCACACAAAATAGATAAAGGCAATG TGAAGCCCTGTCTTCCCAATGGCACTTCTCCAGTAGTCAATGGGTGCGCTGTGACCTGTTCACCTCCTGCTTCTTCACCACAAGTTTCGACATCTCGTCCTGCAGCACAACAGAAATGCAACCCACATGCAAAATGCAACGGACACAAACAACCTCCCAGAAAACAAATGTCCTCCACCTCCCAGAGCCAGAAGAGTTTCAACGGCGATGCGACTCAGATTCAGAGAGTGGCTGGAGATG attgCTGTGCGCACTGTATACTGGCCTGCCTGTTCTGCGAGGTGCTGTCCTGGTGTTCGGCCGTGGCTCAGTGTTTGGCCTGTGGTCTAGAGTGTGATGCTCTCTGCTGCTGTGGTGAAGCGGCCGGCGGAGGTCTGGCCTGCTGCGCTGAGGACTCCTGCTCTGCCCTGCTGGATTGTGGGATACTGGAGGACTGCTGCCAATCTTCAGACTGTCTGGAGATCTGCTTGGAATGCTGCTCCATCTGTTTCCCTGCCTGA
- the zgc:113363 gene encoding uncharacterized protein isoform X1 gives MLVILVNFPNHFRPVPSSRRACFAHFKSDFLSHGVLEDKSHHVRGFHYDLYPTNSQADFMHMSSCWMCFQSSSQASQMETEAMDVQQQDGGQDSPVHTTQPKATGKPEDTGPVLTETVHSGSNESLIDGVTTSDDALLLPDHIPTISHKIDKGNVKPCLPNGTSPVVNGCAVTCSPPASSPQVSTSRPAAQQKCNPHAKCNGHKQPPRKQMSSTSQSQKSFNGDATQIQRVAGDDCCAHCILACLFCEVLSWCSAVAQCLACGLECDALCCCGEAAGGGLACCAEDSCSALLDCGILEDCCQSSDCLEICLECCSICFPA, from the exons ATGTTAGTCATATTAGTCAACTTCCCAAACCACTTCAGGCCAGTTCCTAGCAGCAGACGAGCATGTTTTGCGCACTTTAAGTCAGATTTTCTTTCTCATGGAGTTTTAGAGGATAAAAGTCACCATGTTAGAGGTTTTCATTATGACCTCTACCCCACAAACAGCCAGGCTGATTTCATGCATATGAGCTCTTGCTGGATGTGTTTTCAGAGTTCGAGTCAAGCGTCTCAAATGGAGACAGAAGCCATGGATGTCCAACAGCAGGACGGAGGGCAGGACAGTCCTGTTCACACAACACAACCAAAGGCCACCGGCAAACCTGAAGACACAG GTCCTGTCCTGACTGAGACTGTTCACAGCGGAAGCAACGAGTCGCTGATAGATGGTGTTACAACCAGTGATGATGCTTTACTGCTTCCTGATCATATACCTACAATTTCACACAAAATAGATAAAGGCAATG TGAAGCCCTGTCTTCCCAATGGCACTTCTCCAGTAGTCAATGGGTGCGCTGTGACCTGTTCACCTCCTGCTTCTTCACCACAAGTTTCGACATCTCGTCCTGCAGCACAACAGAAATGCAACCCACATGCAAAATGCAACGGACACAAACAACCTCCCAGAAAACAAATGTCCTCCACCTCCCAGAGCCAGAAGAGTTTCAACGGCGATGCGACTCAGATTCAGAGAGTGGCTGGAGATG attgCTGTGCGCACTGTATACTGGCCTGCCTGTTCTGCGAGGTGCTGTCCTGGTGTTCGGCCGTGGCTCAGTGTTTGGCCTGTGGTCTAGAGTGTGATGCTCTCTGCTGCTGTGGTGAAGCGGCCGGCGGAGGTCTGGCCTGCTGCGCTGAGGACTCCTGCTCTGCCCTGCTGGATTGTGGGATACTGGAGGACTGCTGCCAATCTTCAGACTGTCTGGAGATCTGCTTGGAATGCTGCTCCATCTGTTTCCCTGCCTGA